The genomic window CCGTCAACAGCACTCCCTGCCAGACAGCGGAGACTCGGCTAGGATGATGACTAACGCGGGAGCCACGGAATCCAGAGAAGAGAGGAAACGTCCATCTGTGCTCTTTCGTTCAGCTCGAGCCGAGGGAGACCGGAAGGCTGCGAATGTGCATTCAGAGGTGGAGAACACTGAACCGTGTCACACCAGTGGTCCCGAGAGCCCTCTTAGATCAGACTGCCAACCCAACTCACCCGCAGAGTCCAGCAGCTGCAGTCGAGGGGCGGCGTCTCCTCCCAGCTCCATCAGTCACCCAAAGGTCCACAACTGGAAGAAGTACAAGTTCATTGTGCTGAACTCCACAGATGGAGCGACTGACAACAGTTCACTAACTCCATCCCACATAGTTTCAGAATCCACCAACAAGAGCAATGAAGGCAGAGGGCAGCTCATTATGGATAGCAGGTCAGTGTAGCGAAACTCTTGGATGCCAATGTAAGCATTAGCTTCTGACACAGTATTTGTAAACATTGGtctcatgttttttttagatCTGCAGATGATTGCATCAAAAAAGAAGAGCGTGGCTCACTTCCTAACTCTTTGACAGAGGAGAGCAGCATGGGACCCACAAGATCAGGTGAATACACTTTTTTCAAATCTTGAAATACATGGGTTGAAATCTGCTCAAAAGAGATTGATATTTTGGGAGCATATGTCAGTCATATTTTGGGAGCAGAATGGTCagattaacttttttttcatcatctagggtggattttgtttttgtttttgttttttttaaggtcAGAATGTTAGATTTTACTCTGGCCCCCATCTTCTTCTGTGACCCATTTTTTTGGGGAAgataataactataataataactaacatatttattaatatttaggaATAGGTAGTACATtgtatatttaatgtaatatgttacctaattattattattttagtttttttatgtaatatgaaatgtttatagaaatatttaaatattttagtagtTAATGataaaattttataatatttttattttatatatatatatatatatatatatatatacatatatatatatatatatatatatatatatatatatacacacataaacacatatGTTATACCTATTTAATATTACAATAGTTAATAATATGCATTAATATAATACCCatttcaatattaaaatatttaaatgttttaatagttaataatatttAGCAGCATgtgcattcatttaaaaaataaagcagtaCTGCCATTACTATAGCcaacttttttttccacaatgtcTGCTattcttaaagagatagttcacccaaaaatgaaaattctgttatcatttactcccTTAAATTTatgcaggtttgaaacaacatgagagggagtaaatgatgacagaattttcatttttgggtgaactatctctttaatggTTGTGGATAAACGTTTTTTGGCATCTTATTGATGCCTATATCATTACTATCATATATATTGGATACTGAAGACACAGTCTGAACAAACAGATCTGATTTCATCACTTACAGTATGGACTCTCAGTGCTAAAGATCTGAAATGTGTGCGGTGTGAACAAAGCCTAATAACTGTTTTGATTGTCTTGGCAGAGAGGGACAGACTCTACTGCAACGAGTGCGAGTCCAAGAGTGAATCTGATGCAGAAAAGCCTCAGTGGCTGCAGGACGGAAAACCATACAAATGTGACCGCTGCCAAGCCATGTTCCGCTATAAAGGAAACCTAGCTAGCCACAAGTCCGTCCACACaggtaaacaaacaaaaatatattcttCAGTGATGCTCTTTCAAATTTGTGTGTTGCAGTTTTTCATGTTCCAAATGGTTTATAATTACAGGAGAGAAACCGTACCGCTGCAATGTATGTGGAGCTCAGTTCAACAGGCCTGCCAATCTGAAGACACATTCACGGATCCACTCAGGAGAAAAACCATACAAATGTGAAACCTGCGGCTCTCGCTTTGTCCAGGTAAAAACAAACGCCCAGACCATGTTTCTTTACAGTGACCGTGTACATCTGAGGTGCTTTATCTTCTACTTTCTGGTTTCCCAGGTGGCTCACCTAAGGGCTCACGTactgatccacactggagagaaaccataCCCGTGTGACATCTGCGGAACACGCTTCCGCCACCTCCAGACGCTGAAGAGTCACTTAAGAATACACACAGGCGAGAAGCCTTATCATGTGAGCACTTTCTCATCATCAACTtcacatttcaaatttgataaACAGTACACTGTGTATATGACATAGCAGCGcagtttgaaatgttgtattttATAGCATACTTTTAAACAGTTCATAGATGTCGCAGTGTCTAATATTTTAGACATAATATCTAAGGTGTTGCATacttagtgctgtcaaaataaaagtccgaCACTTAGCtgtcaaaaaacacttaaagggctagttcacccaaaaatgaaaattctgtcattaattactcaccctcatgttgttccacacccgtaagtccttcgttcatcttcataacacaaattaagatatttttgatgaaatctgatggctcagtgaggcctttatttcagatgcccagaaagctactaaagacgtatttaaagcagttcatgtgactacagtggttcaaccttaatgttatgaagcgacgagaatactttttgtgcgccaaaaaaaacaaaataacgactttattcaacaatatctggtgatggccaatttcaaaacacaagtCCAAATGAAGCTTTCGAAGCTTTCcgaatcttttattttgaatcagtggttcagagcatgtatcaaactgccaaagtcacgtgatttcagtaagtgttttgaaatttcaaatttcaccactgggggcgtgactttggccgTTTGATaaacactccgaaccactgatttgaaacaaaagatttgtaaggCTTCGaagtttcatgaagcagtgttttgaaatcggccatcactagatattgttgaaaagtcattattttgttttgttttttacaaaaaatattctcgtcgcttcataacattaaggttgaaccactgtagtcacatgaactgctttaaatatgtctttagtagctttctgggcattgaaagtgttaattgtcttgctggcaataaaggcctcactgagccatcagatttcatcaaaaatatcttaatttgtgttccgaagatgaacgaatgtcttacgggtgtggaacaatatgagggtgagtaataaatgactgaattttaatttttgggtgaactaaccctttaactatggaagcccatttctgccacataagaaaaaaaatatgctttggtaaatcaaaattatgacataccaagtcgtaattacaaaataaaaagttgaaattgtgaAAAGTGGAAAATCTGACTTAAAAAGTTATAATTCtgacatactaaatcataattatgagattataTAGTAGAAATTATGAAATAGTAACAATTATGACTTTGTCAGTGTTGACATTTGATCTCATAATTTTGGTTTGTGTTTTAGTAAattaatctcataatttcagTAAGTTacgaaaaaagtaaaaaatattaagtcagaattttcacttttcatCTCAGAAATATGACTTGCATGTCAATTTTGAtatagtatgtcataattttaagCTTTTATGTAATTATGAGTCAGAATTTAGATTTTTCATCCTATGAGTATttcaaaattttgactttttatctcataattataacagtatgtctatgtggtggaaatgggcttccatacttCATGGCTGATGCCGATGATTAAAATATGCCGAGGCGATATATTGGTCAACCACTAATTTCTTCAACATGTCAGTATTGAATGATTAACCCGAAGAAGCATTTCATGTGAAATCGTCCTGGTTTCTGATTTCAGTGTGAGAATTGTGACCTGCACTTCCGTCACAAGAGTCAGCTGCGTCTGCATCTGCGGCAGAAGCATGGTGCGGTCACCAACACCAAGGTCCAGTACCGCAAAAGCAGAACAGACCTGCCTGTCAGCTCCCTCGTGACCTCTTGAAAAAACCTTAAGCTGTTCAGAGACTCAACAAAAACCTTTTCAAGTAAAGATATGGTGAAGGAGACATGATCATTTACTGGTACTGCCACACGAAAAGCCATCAGGAAATACAGATGCCCGCATGGATCATTGTGACGCCCATGCCGGTGTTTACTCATATGGTGATGTTACTTTTTTTATCTGAAATATGAAGGCCTAGTGCACCAGCACATTCTGGTTCACCCTTCATGATTTCAGCCAGGTATCATGGTGGTTTGttaagattttaataataatataaacacaGACTTCCAAGCATTGTACTTAAGTTCTTGTCAATACAGACTGCAAATTCTTAGTGTAAGATTAGATATTTGAACATAATTTTatctctatttatttttttagaatgcTATTTCACTCCCTCTCCAGGCAAACTATGcactgtatataatatacaaggGGAAGATTGGTACAATTGCAGTGTAAACGTTTTACCAATGTGGTACATTTAAAGAAGCCCTGCTCTGTCTGACAATtgtattgtatttacatgtGTTTGTACAGTTGTTTTTGGTACTAGAGGGCCAAATGTCCTTGCAATTAAATATTTGATACCAAACAAATGAGTGTGAAGTTCAGTTTGTATTTTTCCCACATATTTAAGATTCttacatacagtacatatagacacatgtttgatattataagtctaaatattaattaaaggcGGTCTAAGCGATTTGACGCGTTTTTAAGGCCCAatttttgtcacataccgcaaacatctcctcactatccgctagctgcctgtcccctgaacacactgtaaaaaaaacgcggtctctgtagtcgccacaagctccgaaaactgcaataaaaacaaactggtgcagcctggaccacttaacataataaacatgctccagccaataaccgacaagcagcgtcaatacgcaagctacttacattttaaatgcgcgttcatgactgtttcaggaagcacggaggggagggggaggaggaggaggaggaggagggagggtctagctagcctctgtggttttgtttgacaacacttcgaacgtcaacaggaagttactccgcttagaatcgcttagagcgcaAAATACCACAGATGAGTaccagtttttattattattattattattattattattatacatagaCGATTTGGgcttttaaaatgcaataacactttataataaggttcTATTTGTTGACATTAGTTAACTTCATAAACTAACAATCAAATATACTTTgagagcatttattaatcttagttaaatctgaatttcagcatttgctaattattaaaatcaaaagttatatctgttaatattatttaatggacttgaactaacataaactaacaatgaacagttgcatttttattaactaacgcTAACAAAgcttaataaatactgtaataaatcTATTACATTTTGACGcgtttagttaatgcattaacaaactttaatggaaccttattgtaaagtgaaaAGGTGATTAACATGGCATAAATATACACTCTTCTATCaacaaatgtatacattttgaCCTAAAATCTTGATGTTGAATAAAGACACATGAATGATCATGTTAAATGTCAGGCATATTAGTGTTACATACATTACATGTCCAAAAATGATAGAACCTAATCATGCATAGTATTTCCACATTGTTTATACACTAGATGGTGGAAGTGTCACGCTGATGCATTCGCCTACAAAAGAACTGAGGTTACTATTATAAGGCTCTTATCAAGCTCACCTAGTCCTTctacaaatgaaaaacaatttgTGTATGAACGTAGCTTTGTCCAAAAGGCCACTATTGTTGTGCTCGAACATGAGAGGTTCTTTCACAGGCATGGATTATTCTAGAAAGGCTTTATTTGCTTCGGTTTTACAGCTTTATACTTTCACTTCATATAAAGGGCAGGAACTATGACTATTACTCCATTATTTTCCTTTGCTGAATGTGAACAATAGTCAAACAATGAGTTGAAAATGCTTTTGTAGTTAAGAATCATAGATGTTTTTATCTTTTGTATTATAATTGTATGAATAAAGACCAATTCACAAATTGGTAGTATCCTGTTTAAAGTGTTTATTGACTGCTTACTGTTGATTACTGAAAGTAAGTGAAAATAATCTGTGATTAACAACAGTAGAACAGAAATAGCTCTATAGCTCTAAGGTCATTCTCAGAAAATTGTGTGTGCTTGAGAGGAATGATTTTGTGTGCAATCCAaatgaacttttaaaataaaactaatcctattttttaatttatttattagaatATCAGCCTTATTTATATACATCACAGTTTAAAGAGGTATATAGAGTCAAATTAATTTACctttaattcaaattaaaatgattccAAAGTGATTTTACTGTTGTTTTCACTATATATTTTCTGAGAAAATGCAGTCCCTCACTTTCTGTTCAACTTTATGTAATGTAAACTAGTTTTTTAAAGACAAATAGTTATTAGTATTCATACACACCCACGCTTATATTAacttaatacaaaaaaaatgcataatgatacatttttaaaagaaaactcttcataatattgtgaaacattactttaacttaaaagaaacattttatctaatatttttttacaatgtaatttattcctgcactgtaaaaaatcaaaagttgtgaaaacttaaaagtttaaggcaacTAACTGCaggagatttttgagttttctcaaccctattgtaattgctcagtcaattattcttcttattcaaaatgaattgcatttttgagggcctaaacatactcgaaaactcatgaaactttgcacacattAGAAGTgttgaaaatttacatctgatatgggtttcagaattaggtgtggcaaaatggctcgatagcgccccctacaaaatttcaatcaAAGGAACAATCTATTTCGAAttcattcagccgatctccgggtctggcggtaccacttttagcatagcttagcatagttcattgaatctgatgggaccaatagcatctcgctcaaaaatgaccaaagagtttcgatatttttcctatttaaaacttgactcttctgtagttacatcatgtactaagactgacggaaaatgaaaagttgcgattttctaagccgatatggctaggaactatactctcatccgacgtaataatcaaggaactttgctgccgtaccatgagtgcagcaggcgcaatgatattacgcagcggctgtgaccccctgcttgcacagggagcgtgccttgcaaccatggagacatttgtgagaggcgctgcgtaatatcattgtcTGAtgtacaatgtctgatctgctccaaacttaaCATGTTTGATAACAGTCCTAGCCTGAAGTCATCTACAGGGCAATATTGTGTAATAGTCAaagtgccacctgttggcaacaggaagtgtggcacgtcAAAATGACActgccataattctcctgtatttactcgcttacatgcatgtcgcctACTATtaactgttttcctaaggccatcAGGTGGTGGTGGCCCTGGGTGCTAGGGCCCtttcattgctgcttgcagctttaattgtaAATTGAACTTGTTATACACAAAGTTGAGGAAACTCAAAAATCAGCTGGTTGCCTTACACTTTTAAGTTATCTcaactttaattttttacagtgtgtgatgggaatttccagcatcattctaatatatgctgatttgctgctcaagaaacattttattattattattattattattatcaatgttgaaaactttttttaggattttatttctttaaaaaaaaaccactgatctcagacatttaaatagtaGTGTACGtttataataaaagtattacaaCGTTACgaattacaaatgtattgcgaCAAGGTTGAAATAATGTAGAACTTATTAATGCAATGTAGAGGGTTATTAATGCAAAATATCAGTTGCTAGGTTGCAATAGtctaaaggtacactatgtccCTCTAgaggttaaaaaacaaaactgcatgcattttgcaaaagaacattgtttttgttgtgcttcggctctgcgTGACTGTGCGGATGTATAAGACCCTTCACAATATAGAtgatgctttacaatgaactctgttagagagctacatatagCAAtctatctgttcaataaaataccttactcacctgttgagtaataaaaacatgtcgcttttacaacatttcaaatccctcagttctcgccatctctgaaaagccaagccaatgttgattcttgttttattacgagttCTGGCAtgttctctttttgccagcagactatcctctgttcagcatttattttattaaatgggTGATTCCCAGGAGGTTTGAGATGTAgctgctccatgtcaacctttcgctttcattgtgacaactaacctatgccacttCCACACAAAACACATATCAAAGAAGCCaaagcaacttttctctatttacagaTATAACGAGACATGGTGAGTAACCCATGTACTTAATTTCACTTATTATAGGCTAGTTGCCATAGTgcatcagggtaagacaaaaacatgttttgactcattatttgaattttgtttatttttaacaaatatagtgtacctttaagaaTTACTCATTGAAAAACCCACAAATGGCAATttccagataaaaaaaaaaaatgggtaacactttattttactgtgtcattgttaaatgttacatgtatttactgtagtaataactataagttatgcataattacatgaaATTAACCCTTAACCAacccctaaccctatagtaagtacatgtagttaattattattactcagtacttatatgtgtaattacactgtaacacagacacctttaaataaagtgtaacccaaaaaaatgctatttttgACAGAGACACCAATGCtggttcattttttctttttttacattttcaatttaTTTCATGTGAACAAAAATTTGAATGATCCATATAATCGTTCCTGCTATGTGAAGCCTTTTGTCCTTCCCTTGTAGCGCAGAATTTTGAAATATTGAGGTAAGAATCATACAAAATTCAAATTAAGCATTCGACTGGAAGAGTCTGAAGATATTCAAAATcagaacatttatttttcttcagTGGGTTCTGTCATCCTTGATACTTCATATACTGTTTCATATTATTTACGGCCACAATCTAAACACAGATTGAACCGTCACATCAATATGACAAATTCAGTTTATTCATGAACGACCCCAAAGACGCTGAGACAATCAAATAAAAACACGAACACACATTCCCCTTAAAATCTACTGCCTGAGCAAAGATGGCATGTGTTTGGAATACAGCAGCCACAATAtgataaaagaaaaatgtacagCTAAAACTGAGTTCTCTATTCTTAAGTAGCCAGCAATAGGTTCTCAGAACCTGCTGCAGATTACTATACaaaacaatgagaaaaaaagtcaccaaaTATAACACAAACAGGTCTTGAAATCTACTAAAATACTCGTACTTCCTGTTGGTCATTTATAATCGCTCATTTGCTTGGAGAATGAAATAGTTAAGTGCAGAAGCATTTTATAACCTAGTCTTGGCTTATTTCTAATTGTGTGTTATACACTGAATTGTAGACGTTTCTAAGCATATCTCTCACATATGATAAGCAAGATAATCTTCAAGTTAAGAGCAAATGCGTGTTGTGTTCCTATAGAAGTGCCCTGAACGTTATTGTTCGAGCTTGCTGGATTCTCTACTGAAATATTGCTCATCTTTAGTGTAATATTGAGTAAATATGTATTGTTTGCTCAACAACAAAGTGTTTTCCTTTCAAACTTACAAACACAGATATAAGTACACACCCTCTCACATCTAAAAACCCTATTTTACTGGAGAATgagtaaaaatgtatatatcgaTACATGAAGAAAGCATAGCACTGCCGACATCAATAAACAGACACCTTAATTTTCAAGAATTTGGATTTTTGCACTAGACATGTTTAGCCTTCTTTATCCAGAATGTTCTTCACATCTGCAAACACCTGAAAGAAAAGTTAAAAAGGAAGCAAAATGAAACCCAAACGGATGGAAGGATGTATATTATTTCAATGTAATCTACATCTACAGCACATTGGCACAGTACACAGCAGTGTTATTTAGGGGTGAAGCCCCTATCATATTTTTTGGCTTCtatattaaagtgcccctattatgcttaaaaaaaaaaaaatacgtttttgaatgtaaaaggtctgcaagttttaaagatcaaagtaaACGACAAATACAGTTTTTGtttcctaaaagaaagaatcgattctgaactgccaaAACGagttccagtctcacttcctgtcaCATACCTacgtaacaatgtaacaaatttgcataacgccagcctatggtcttcattggctgcccacaAACAGTGTCTACTTTAACCATCAAACactgtagtgtatatatatatgcaatgtatattatgagaaaattgtgttttttgacattggacacatgtaaacctattgtggGAGACCtcaaacaaaattaggaacctttaaaatagcacaataggggcactttaatattATTCATCCGCAATGAGAGTATATGAGAACTTTGCTAAAGACACAAAACTGATTACAGATTACTCTCATGCTGATCACAAGCAGTGTCTAACATTTAGAGTCCGGACATTACAACAGTCACCATTGTGAAATGTAATGCATTTTGCTTTTTTGCTACTTCTTCTTTTGTCCATTTCTGACCAAAATTGCCTCATAAGATCACTGACCTGAGACAAACAAATCactaaacagatttttttatttttacaagttACAATGATTTAAATTTAACGATGTTGATCCAAAACTGAATGAGGCGGTATCTTTGTCATACTTTGATCTACTGAAATGAAATTT from Megalobrama amblycephala isolate DHTTF-2021 linkage group LG17, ASM1881202v1, whole genome shotgun sequence includes these protein-coding regions:
- the bcl6ab gene encoding BCL6A transcription repressor b, giving the protein MIFMIFLMSNYLALQKREARKVRIPPLVCQWLSPLVKFRELRAASSQKSSSKNCLRWTLPRKIHQVNNMSSAADGCVKFTRHAGDVLFNFNRLRNRNILTDVTIMVGGQQFQAHKTVLMACSGLFYSMFADTHKSNLSFISLDPKVDPDGFAILLEFMYTSCLTLKDNFIIATLNTATYLQMDHVMDTCQRFIDSRGLCVKQTRAEMLVNHGCLSSEAPFILRDALNSQSSVNFSTYGPPNLHYAVSTSTESPTRFYRHLPLPLETSNTANPLWQIPKTGVIARQQHSLPDSGDSARMMTNAGATESREERKRPSVLFRSARAEGDRKAANVHSEVENTEPCHTSGPESPLRSDCQPNSPAESSSCSRGAASPPSSISHPKVHNWKKYKFIVLNSTDGATDNSSLTPSHIVSESTNKSNEGRGQLIMDSRSADDCIKKEERGSLPNSLTEESSMGPTRSERDRLYCNECESKSESDAEKPQWLQDGKPYKCDRCQAMFRYKGNLASHKSVHTGEKPYRCNVCGAQFNRPANLKTHSRIHSGEKPYKCETCGSRFVQVAHLRAHVLIHTGEKPYPCDICGTRFRHLQTLKSHLRIHTGEKPYHCENCDLHFRHKSQLRLHLRQKHGAVTNTKVQYRKSRTDLPVSSLVTS